One stretch of Lacrimispora sphenoides DNA includes these proteins:
- a CDS encoding BlaR1 family beta-lactam sensor/signal transducer: MLDSFMTRLCLNSVVLAILLAAILLVRKLLNQQLTARIRYNLWFLFLFVLAAPFLPCSFLFPGYAFKLLRFLGGSFSPEHAGTLGAAYKTAAATEYFLQDFSVSVSRVAHPVLPTVLTGIWITGMVLMTGFHIHSSRKIRQLKRSSLPLQNKEIRELFATCMDESGVRKEIPIYSSAYISSPIAAGLWNPCIIVPINMLTELSKKEIRYILLHETLHCKHKDLLVNRLMALAQIIYWFHPFVWFAFKEMRSDREIACDSSVLSLLDSDSYLDYGSTLINFAEKISLFSYSAASISGSKKEIKRRILNIAGYHKESRWRVVKSRILFTVIAALVLGCIPVLSADAYTGTEYDFTAENVTTLDLSSYFKGYDGCFVLYCLDSGQYCIYNRDAGTRRVSPDSTYKIYSALAALEIGTITPEASLLSWDGTSYPFEAWNQDQTLDTAMKRSVNWYFTSLDEKTGLPRLKQYLDTIGYGNKDLSGGIGRYWIQSSLKISPVEQVKLLARFYQDDLPFRQENIKAVKESLLLSSSNGASLYGKTGTGTVEGKNVNGWFIGFVETGNETYVFATNIQGGTQANGSTAGKITLAILNDEDIYSQ; the protein is encoded by the coding sequence ATGCTCGATTCTTTTATGACACGCCTTTGTCTTAACAGCGTGGTCCTGGCCATTTTGCTTGCCGCAATCCTGCTGGTCAGGAAATTATTAAACCAACAGCTGACTGCAAGAATCCGGTACAATCTGTGGTTCCTGTTTCTGTTTGTGCTGGCTGCACCATTTCTACCCTGCTCTTTTCTTTTTCCTGGATATGCGTTTAAGCTGCTGCGGTTTTTGGGCGGCTCCTTTTCGCCTGAGCATGCAGGTACCTTAGGGGCTGCCTATAAGACCGCGGCAGCCACCGAATATTTTCTCCAGGATTTTTCTGTTTCCGTAAGCCGTGTAGCGCATCCGGTACTTCCAACTGTTTTAACTGGTATCTGGATCACCGGCATGGTATTAATGACTGGTTTTCATATCCATTCTAGCAGGAAAATCAGGCAGCTGAAAAGGTCCTCTCTTCCACTTCAGAATAAGGAGATACGGGAACTATTTGCAACATGTATGGATGAATCTGGTGTTAGAAAAGAAATACCGATTTATAGCAGCGCTTATATCTCCTCTCCTATTGCGGCCGGATTATGGAATCCCTGCATCATTGTTCCTATTAATATGCTTACTGAGCTTTCCAAAAAGGAAATCCGGTATATTCTTCTCCATGAGACTTTACACTGCAAACACAAGGACCTTCTGGTAAACAGGCTTATGGCTTTGGCACAAATCATTTATTGGTTCCACCCCTTTGTCTGGTTTGCTTTTAAGGAAATGAGAAGCGACCGGGAGATTGCCTGCGATTCATCAGTCCTGTCCCTCCTGGATTCGGACAGCTATCTGGATTATGGAAGCACGCTGATAAATTTTGCAGAAAAGATATCCTTATTTTCCTATTCCGCCGCCAGTATCAGCGGCTCAAAGAAAGAGATAAAAAGGCGCATTCTGAACATTGCCGGTTACCACAAAGAATCCAGGTGGCGTGTGGTGAAAAGTAGAATTCTTTTTACTGTGATTGCAGCACTGGTGCTGGGTTGTATTCCAGTATTGTCTGCAGATGCCTACACTGGTACAGAATACGACTTTACGGCTGAAAATGTAACTACGCTGGATTTATCCTCTTATTTCAAAGGATACGATGGCTGTTTTGTTCTGTATTGCTTAGATTCGGGACAGTACTGCATCTATAATCGTGACGCCGGAACAAGGAGGGTTTCCCCGGATTCCACTTATAAGATTTACAGTGCCTTAGCCGCTCTGGAAATTGGAACCATAACGCCGGAAGCCTCCCTGCTTTCCTGGGATGGGACCAGTTACCCTTTTGAAGCCTGGAACCAGGACCAGACTCTTGATACTGCCATGAAGCGTTCGGTTAACTGGTATTTCACTTCCCTGGATGAAAAGACCGGGCTGCCTAGGTTAAAGCAATACTTAGATACTATCGGATATGGTAACAAGGACTTATCCGGCGGAATAGGGCGTTACTGGATCCAATCTTCGTTAAAGATTTCACCGGTTGAGCAGGTGAAGCTTTTAGCTCGGTTCTATCAGGATGATCTTCCATTCAGACAGGAGAATATAAAGGCGGTAAAAGAGTCCTTACTCCTCTCTTCTTCCAATGGTGCTTCCCTGTACGGGAAAACCGGGACCGGGACTGTGGAAGGGAAAAATGTAAACGGCTGGTTCATCGGCTTTGTGGAGACCGGAAATGAAACCTATGTGTTTGCGACAAACATTCAGGGCGGGACTCAGGCGAATGGAAGCACGGCAGGAAAAATTACATTAGCTATTTTAAATGATGAAGATATTTATAGCCAATGA
- a CDS encoding tyrosine-type recombinase/integrase produces MIEQILEKVINTMLPHLDSGQMEQLHNALYINFHGVEVREECYEVAETGIDGDTLKVKMFVASKKAVNRQENTLKQYTTEICKMLDFLGKRIEDITAMDLRYYYGVMREQHGIKMTTMQTRLHYLSSFWDFLTTEELVTSNPVKRVGILKLAKTIKKPFSQEEMEALRVNCTVLRDRALMEFLYSTGVRVSELALLNVCDIEMGRQELIVFGKGSKERKVYLTDNARFYLKRYLKERMKEEGITEEELVNKPLFATLDQPHARLTVAGIQYMFRQLGRRAGVKKVHPHRFRRTIATDLLNRGMPVEQVSKLLGHEKLDTTMIYCTVQEENVKESHRKFA; encoded by the coding sequence ATGATAGAGCAGATTTTGGAAAAAGTAATCAATACTATGCTGCCGCACCTGGATAGTGGACAAATGGAGCAGTTGCATAATGCACTGTATATTAATTTTCACGGCGTGGAAGTAAGGGAAGAATGTTACGAGGTAGCAGAAACGGGCATTGACGGCGACACCTTAAAGGTCAAGATGTTCGTGGCAAGCAAAAAGGCAGTTAACCGACAGGAAAATACCTTAAAGCAATATACAACGGAGATCTGCAAGATGCTGGATTTCCTGGGGAAACGGATTGAGGACATTACCGCCATGGATCTCCGATATTATTATGGGGTCATGAGGGAGCAGCACGGCATTAAAATGACCACCATGCAGACAAGGCTGCATTATTTATCCAGCTTCTGGGATTTCCTCACTACAGAGGAGCTTGTGACCAGTAACCCGGTTAAGCGGGTAGGGATCCTGAAGCTGGCCAAGACCATCAAAAAGCCGTTTTCCCAGGAAGAAATGGAAGCACTTAGGGTTAATTGTACGGTACTGAGGGACCGTGCCTTAATGGAGTTTTTGTACAGTACAGGTGTCAGGGTGTCAGAGTTGGCGTTACTGAATGTTTGTGATATAGAAATGGGGCGGCAGGAGTTGATTGTATTTGGTAAGGGAAGTAAGGAAAGAAAGGTGTATTTGACGGATAATGCTAGGTTTTACTTAAAGAGATACCTTAAGGAGCGTATGAAGGAGGAGGGGATAACCGAGGAAGAATTGGTAAATAAGCCTTTATTTGCAACACTAGATCAGCCTCATGCTCGCCTAACTGTTGCCGGAATCCAATATATGTTTAGGCAGCTTGGGCGGCGTGCAGGTGTGAAGAAGGTCCATCCGCATCGTTTCCGAAGGACTATAGCTACTGATCTATTGAATAGAGGGATGCCGGTGGAGCAGGTGTCAAAACTTCTGGGACATGAAAAATTAGATACGACAATGATCTACTGCACTGTCCAGGAGGAAAATGTGAAAGAGTCTCACCGAAAGTTTGCATAA
- a CDS encoding RHS repeat-associated core domain-containing protein: protein MNDKKIIEDYIDKNEWEAPDTNADEDVSGEVSSEAESLKIRVRRAALSSEYEFIETKQYPESPFNYFETNQVNAQLNTGNVQYDTTDFVLPGRDGFDVSIARRYDSGCANLVDMAPHVLGSVIRTGSINNTFYTSTYGLGHGWSFVLPSIETVQNFGWTWWPQLSTTRSYDYILHLEDGRSLRMNRDFDVFENYHLKDVEIDTKSGEIWHPYKADTPKSYHLIIKYKNGNRDYFNSNTGDGDRNMGRVDFKLVARQDRFGNTIFYNLKGSQGMEIVDTWGRTITLSRTNDGFVWELPEITAGNACKIAYHINRKGTQTLTEVIGPVGSLTEYNYETSRGYMKCASSGVIGNDPGTQYREYLLLKSVTYPNHASTQFTYDRKISINNSTGGYIDHFALTMKKDIADGAEYNKGEYNYTLDSELQNGKYIEYAKVTNHQDIVETYKFYSDGQLDIKEVKDHNNLISKSDYTYSNKLMIRAIDQVFDRNDQSKFLKKETNWTYSSDQKANVIKFKETYTDDPSSDQEIITEYGDYSLILKTERINGTDLIIEKNELHKDLGNRVIKYHRVYENGVLKEKTEYDYQDKANPYCVTNERKYFLADSGNLEQSGEYAETIYKYSSPSSTASRYTHNVISKEQTVIRDADGKLCDPIKEEFQYDNWGRMVYKKDSRNQVTTYRYDELGRFVVETLPPIDGNQALNETYYNDSLNFITTTDANHQKRRIQYTPFGQIQQVCLAVSKEPATGDVVLQDFRYNSWGELTEAVTYDGNGTAADNIRKTERYSYDSFGRVLSYTIPQVDYEEKHEYNEVFTDPADGMKYFREVKKVIGDAFAPDIVTECYKDQKDQVRKEFLAGKRVFTYIYDNAGNNISKIDDRNTERFEYDYAGRVVKSIRTDSGQERITSIQYDALGNKRFQWDEAGKRTEFQYDKAGRLVQTLAPFDHRSQKVKYYYDGAGNIICEKKTQKDGWQETQYVYDARNRLTDTYQYLSPGSWIKTTCRYDAINQVILRRTGDTPSGQGREVTKYTYDRFGNVTAMTDARGYTEYYEFDKAGRLQKKTDRNKDQTVYQHDALERLIKETVQKRTPDGMAVSEREYAYGKNGKRIREVSREFVGGKQTLLLETKYRYNNKGQLTRQEDPGNVRKDYTYDIYGNRQSFQLICEGKASPEVSMYYVYGDLYRLKQVRKSNAAGVILAEYEYDEKGNRKTLRYPQSGMETSYKYNDGNRVISLENKRQGTVITAWEYSYDVDGNILSKINKANSAPVTISYQYDRLGRLTEEDYSDWKRTIYTYDAYSNRMKMMVEGRTKDELVSVTSYEYGSNNRLEKETKKQGKTTETYRYRYDNNGNETFRIWEKTAPTPDYPGNVKLSGNYQKETPTVYEWRHYDGYNQLIRINQDEKEITYQYRGDGLRHSAQVRKLTESQGKTNLYCWDGSDIVAEQADGDKMKTYLRGINLIAGEIDHVVYYYILNEHGDVTQLWSQNGTCKASYEYDAFGTERNLDKEDDNPYRYCGEYYDSSSGTYYLRSRYYDPVTARFTTEDSVRARRKNIFDPYGNYQDIQLNGGVYVDRTKGQYIVDDPLGLNLYTYCQNNPIMFTDPSGHEVTKDKPPTDNEGYVAPKGGPVQGKDKSGNKGWVDKNGNIWVPVPDGSPNAHGGGHWDVQRPDGKGYVNKYPGGAERKGSGKVPNLPKVPNNNAVKAVATGVAVAAGGFLIWTGVKWITAALVAAPTGGVSLVVAAVTP from the coding sequence ATGAACGATAAAAAAATTATAGAGGACTATATAGATAAAAATGAATGGGAAGCGCCTGACACAAATGCGGATGAGGACGTATCAGGCGAAGTATCATCTGAAGCAGAAAGCCTGAAAATACGAGTTCGCCGGGCGGCACTATCTTCGGAGTATGAATTTATCGAAACAAAACAGTATCCGGAATCCCCATTTAACTACTTTGAAACAAATCAGGTAAATGCCCAGTTAAACACCGGCAATGTCCAATATGATACAACCGATTTTGTACTGCCCGGCAGGGATGGCTTCGATGTATCCATAGCCAGACGCTATGATTCCGGCTGTGCAAATTTAGTGGATATGGCTCCACATGTCCTCGGTTCAGTTATAAGAACAGGTTCTATAAATAACACATTTTATACCTCAACCTATGGACTAGGACACGGATGGTCCTTTGTTCTGCCGTCCATTGAGACTGTGCAGAATTTTGGTTGGACTTGGTGGCCCCAATTATCAACAACTCGCAGTTATGATTATATTCTACATCTTGAAGATGGAAGAAGTTTAAGAATGAACCGGGATTTCGACGTATTTGAAAATTATCATTTAAAAGATGTGGAAATTGATACCAAGTCAGGTGAGATTTGGCACCCTTATAAGGCGGATACTCCCAAATCTTATCATCTCATAATTAAATACAAGAATGGAAACAGGGATTATTTTAATTCTAATACAGGTGATGGTGACCGAAATATGGGCCGAGTAGATTTTAAATTGGTCGCCCGCCAGGATAGGTTTGGAAATACCATTTTTTATAATCTAAAGGGCTCCCAAGGTATGGAGATTGTGGACACCTGGGGGCGTACAATCACACTGAGTAGAACCAATGACGGATTTGTCTGGGAATTACCGGAAATTACGGCAGGAAATGCATGCAAAATTGCCTACCATATCAATAGGAAAGGTACTCAAACACTCACCGAAGTAATAGGCCCTGTAGGCAGCTTGACCGAGTATAACTACGAAACTTCCAGAGGTTATATGAAATGTGCCTCCTCTGGAGTAATAGGAAACGACCCCGGAACGCAATATCGCGAGTATCTGCTGCTAAAGAGCGTCACATACCCCAATCATGCCTCCACACAGTTTACCTATGACAGGAAAATTAGCATTAATAATAGTACTGGTGGATATATTGACCATTTTGCATTGACGATGAAAAAGGATATTGCTGACGGAGCCGAATACAACAAGGGAGAATATAACTACACGCTTGATTCTGAACTCCAAAATGGTAAGTATATCGAATATGCAAAAGTAACAAATCACCAGGACATTGTGGAAACCTATAAGTTCTATAGTGATGGGCAGCTAGATATAAAGGAGGTTAAGGATCATAATAACCTTATTTCAAAGAGCGATTATACATATAGCAATAAACTAATGATAAGAGCCATTGACCAGGTATTTGACAGAAACGATCAATCAAAATTTCTGAAAAAGGAAACCAACTGGACTTATTCCTCCGATCAAAAAGCAAATGTCATTAAGTTTAAGGAAACCTATACGGATGACCCTTCCAGTGATCAGGAAATCATTACAGAGTATGGAGACTACAGCCTCATTCTTAAAACAGAAAGAATAAATGGCACTGACCTGATCATAGAAAAAAATGAGCTTCATAAGGATTTAGGAAATAGGGTCATAAAATATCATCGGGTCTATGAAAATGGAGTCTTAAAAGAAAAGACAGAATATGATTATCAGGATAAGGCCAATCCCTATTGCGTGACCAACGAAAGAAAATACTTCCTGGCTGATAGCGGGAACCTGGAACAGTCAGGTGAATATGCGGAAACCATTTATAAATACAGTTCTCCATCTAGTACCGCCAGCAGATACACACATAACGTTATATCAAAAGAACAGACCGTCATCCGCGATGCAGACGGCAAACTCTGCGATCCAATCAAGGAAGAATTTCAATATGACAATTGGGGACGGATGGTCTACAAAAAGGATTCCAGGAATCAGGTAACTACCTATCGCTATGACGAACTGGGACGGTTTGTGGTAGAGACGCTCCCTCCGATAGACGGCAATCAGGCATTAAATGAAACCTATTATAATGACAGCTTAAACTTTATCACAACAACAGATGCAAATCACCAGAAAAGACGAATTCAATACACACCCTTTGGACAGATTCAGCAGGTCTGCCTAGCCGTATCCAAGGAACCGGCCACAGGTGATGTTGTGCTCCAGGATTTCCGGTATAATTCATGGGGAGAGCTGACAGAAGCGGTTACATATGATGGGAACGGCACAGCAGCGGATAATATAAGAAAAACTGAACGTTATTCCTACGATTCATTTGGCCGGGTGCTATCCTACACGATTCCACAAGTGGACTATGAGGAGAAGCATGAATACAATGAGGTATTTACCGATCCGGCGGATGGCATGAAATACTTTCGTGAGGTAAAAAAAGTCATAGGAGACGCCTTCGCTCCGGATATAGTGACAGAATGTTATAAAGACCAAAAAGACCAGGTTAGAAAGGAATTTTTAGCCGGAAAAAGGGTGTTTACCTACATATATGACAATGCAGGAAACAATATTAGTAAAATTGATGACAGGAACACAGAACGCTTTGAGTACGATTACGCAGGCCGTGTAGTAAAATCCATACGGACAGACTCCGGTCAGGAAAGAATTACCAGCATTCAATATGATGCATTAGGCAATAAACGCTTCCAATGGGATGAAGCTGGAAAGAGAACCGAATTCCAATACGATAAAGCAGGACGTCTTGTTCAAACCTTAGCGCCGTTTGACCACCGCAGCCAGAAAGTAAAATATTACTATGATGGAGCCGGTAATATCATATGTGAAAAGAAGACACAAAAAGATGGCTGGCAGGAGACTCAGTATGTGTATGATGCCAGGAACCGTTTGACTGATACCTACCAGTACCTAAGTCCGGGCAGTTGGATTAAGACTACCTGCCGGTATGATGCAATCAATCAGGTCATTCTAAGGAGAACTGGGGATACCCCATCCGGCCAAGGACGGGAGGTGACAAAATACACTTATGACCGCTTTGGAAATGTCACGGCAATGACGGATGCCCGTGGCTATACGGAATACTATGAGTTTGACAAAGCCGGAAGATTGCAGAAAAAAACGGACAGAAACAAGGACCAGACCGTTTATCAGCATGATGCCCTGGAACGACTGATAAAGGAAACCGTGCAAAAGAGAACTCCTGATGGAATGGCAGTCAGTGAGAGGGAGTACGCCTATGGTAAGAACGGCAAGCGGATTCGGGAAGTCAGCCGAGAATTCGTGGGAGGAAAACAAACCCTCCTCCTGGAGACGAAGTACCGTTACAATAATAAAGGACAGCTAACACGCCAGGAAGATCCCGGAAATGTAAGGAAAGATTATACTTATGACATATATGGAAACCGGCAGTCCTTTCAACTGATTTGTGAAGGAAAGGCAAGCCCGGAGGTCAGTATGTATTACGTGTATGGTGACTTATACCGTTTAAAGCAGGTAAGAAAAAGTAACGCTGCCGGGGTGATACTGGCAGAGTACGAATACGACGAAAAAGGCAACCGAAAAACCCTCCGCTATCCGCAATCCGGTATGGAAACCAGTTATAAGTATAATGACGGCAACCGGGTAATATCTTTAGAGAATAAACGGCAGGGAACTGTGATTACTGCATGGGAATACAGCTATGATGTAGATGGGAATATTCTAAGCAAAATTAATAAAGCCAATTCTGCCCCAGTCACCATATCATATCAATATGACCGGCTGGGCCGTCTGACAGAAGAAGACTATTCCGACTGGAAGCGGACGATTTATACCTATGATGCCTATTCCAACCGTATGAAAATGATGGTGGAAGGAAGAACAAAGGATGAGCTGGTCAGTGTTACCAGCTATGAGTATGGTTCGAACAACCGATTGGAAAAGGAGACAAAGAAGCAGGGGAAAACGACGGAAACTTATCGGTACCGTTATGATAATAATGGGAATGAGACCTTCCGGATTTGGGAGAAAACAGCGCCAACACCGGACTATCCTGGAAATGTCAAGTTATCGGGGAATTATCAAAAGGAGACTCCAACGGTTTATGAATGGAGACATTATGATGGATACAACCAGCTAATCCGAATCAATCAGGACGAGAAAGAGATTACCTACCAGTACCGGGGAGATGGCCTGCGCCATAGCGCCCAAGTGAGGAAACTCACTGAAAGCCAGGGAAAAACGAACCTGTATTGTTGGGATGGAAGCGATATTGTAGCGGAACAGGCGGACGGCGATAAAATGAAAACCTATTTAAGAGGAATCAATTTGATTGCCGGAGAAATAGACCATGTGGTATACTACTATATATTGAATGAACATGGGGATGTGACCCAGCTTTGGAGTCAAAACGGAACTTGTAAAGCCTCGTATGAGTATGATGCTTTTGGAACTGAGCGAAATCTAGATAAGGAGGATGATAATCCGTACCGGTATTGTGGCGAGTACTACGATTCGAGCAGTGGCACTTATTATCTCCGTAGTCGTTATTACGATCCAGTAACAGCTCGCTTTACAACAGAGGATAGTGTCCGTGCACGTAGGAAGAACATTTTTGATCCTTACGGAAATTATCAAGATATTCAGTTAAATGGTGGGGTATATGTTGATCGGACAAAAGGTCAATATATTGTAGATGATCCGCTTGGTTTGAACTTATATACCTATTGCCAAAATAATCCTATTATGTTCACTGATCCAAGTGGGCACGAAGTTACAAAGGATAAGCCGCCGACAGACAATGAAGGATATGTTGCCCCTAAAGGAGGGCCTGTACAAGGCAAAGATAAAAGCGGTAATAAAGGCTGGGTTGATAAGAATGGTAACATATGGGTACCAGTTCCTGATGGAAGTCCCAACGCTCATGGTGGTGGGCATTGGGATGTTCAACGGCCTGATGGAAAAGGATATGTTAACAAATACCCGGGTGGCGCTGAACGTAAGGGATCAGGCAAGGTGCCTAATTTACCTAAAGTTCCCAACAACAATGCAGTAAAAGCAGTTGCTACTGGGGTAGCGGTTGCAGCTGGAGGATTTTTAATCTGGACAGGCGTAAAATGGATTACTGCAGCTCTCGTAGCCGCGCCAACTGGGGGAGTAAGTTTAGTCGTTGCCGCTGTAACGCCATAA
- a CDS encoding tetratricopeptide repeat protein — protein sequence MNSNLHVESVNGAALEALSQNEVYQAQTLFRQNAKKNPCFITFNNLGVFHVFEGLVKSNNSVHRATKLGVGYLKKAEAYQKSNLTLSAFGSVCFDAKDYEEASEYFRQACELKPDYASLYNCGVSYYMQGKYGEAVQWFQKAFAICGDDDYSKASVHYAFSLLYSNRKEFLVAFHKMFKVKDESMEWEKFILAYFADDLLMAESQIESMLKHFSIDLHDMAIVFDCLLKLGKGEKATEYLKQKVEALEESDYNMRPEMNRMKKALFQADYRAKLISEYRYKIPLIKQCCYYGCKQHNPI from the coding sequence TTGAATAGCAATTTACACGTGGAATCAGTCAATGGAGCTGCTTTGGAAGCATTAAGTCAAAACGAGGTATATCAAGCCCAAACTCTTTTTAGGCAAAATGCTAAGAAAAATCCTTGCTTCATAACTTTCAATAATTTGGGAGTGTTTCATGTTTTTGAAGGTTTAGTAAAATCTAATAATAGTGTACATAGGGCAACAAAGTTGGGTGTAGGATACTTAAAAAAAGCTGAAGCATATCAAAAATCAAATCTTACATTATCGGCTTTTGGATCGGTATGTTTTGACGCTAAGGACTACGAAGAAGCAAGTGAGTATTTTAGACAAGCATGTGAATTAAAACCTGATTATGCTTCTCTATATAACTGTGGAGTGTCCTATTATATGCAAGGCAAATATGGTGAAGCGGTACAATGGTTTCAAAAAGCCTTTGCTATTTGTGGCGATGACGATTATTCTAAGGCGTCCGTACACTATGCTTTTTCATTGCTCTATAGCAATAGGAAAGAGTTTCTCGTAGCTTTTCATAAAATGTTTAAAGTTAAGGATGAAAGCATGGAATGGGAAAAGTTTATTTTGGCATATTTTGCTGACGATTTGCTAATGGCAGAAAGTCAAATCGAATCTATGTTAAAACACTTCAGCATCGACCTCCATGATATGGCAATTGTCTTTGACTGTTTACTTAAATTGGGTAAAGGAGAAAAAGCAACGGAATACTTGAAACAAAAAGTGGAGGCTTTGGAGGAAAGCGATTATAATATGCGACCTGAGATGAACCGAATGAAAAAGGCACTTTTTCAAGCTGACTATCGAGCAAAGTTGATTTCTGAGTATAGATATAAAATACCGCTTATTAAACAATGTTGTTATTACGGTTGTAAACAGCACAATCCCATCTAA
- a CDS encoding BlaI/MecI/CopY family transcriptional regulator, producing MNQLPQISEAEYEVMKVLWNDAPISTNEVTDKLVKTTSWNPKTIHTLLKRLVQKGAATYRKEGRVFVYTPLVEKKEYLTKENDHFLNRFYNGKISSMVTNYLNSDYVSSEDLAELRKLLLGGQEEER from the coding sequence ATGAATCAACTGCCGCAAATATCCGAAGCAGAATATGAGGTAATGAAGGTGCTATGGAATGATGCCCCCATCAGTACCAACGAAGTGACGGACAAACTGGTGAAGACCACCAGCTGGAACCCAAAGACCATTCACACACTCTTAAAAAGACTGGTTCAAAAGGGTGCTGCCACCTATCGGAAGGAAGGCCGTGTTTTCGTCTATACCCCGCTCGTGGAAAAAAAAGAATATTTAACGAAAGAAAATGATCATTTTTTAAACCGTTTCTACAACGGAAAGATATCAAGCATGGTGACCAACTATTTAAACAGTGATTATGTATCAAGCGAAGACCTGGCAGAACTGAGAAAGCTTCTTCTGGGCGGACAAGAGGAGGAACGCTGA
- a CDS encoding cohesin domain-containing protein produces the protein MNRPECLHIPTLHEGEQAQISWGAVEADKNYIAERVFNESFLQALSGYTWDNIDSTNDPWSMYDQDALTWHQIETRTGKGQHWERLDYEQLSWSQLENHSHTWQQLESQEISFEIFKGPGDERPGIEQGCTWLELDELNKTWTSLENSGHSWEEGEKMTLPGLSWESIDSRWRTFNEWEGKELTFHELDTQKQIEEHRGMTDFIPIGALNTMYRIKAYDSNGDEFDYLATAQLPVIPIFYRNSTMEYPVKTGKRYSVLLKAQEVSGLDKIRMNLRYDPYLLELTSLAAGSLRSIAEPGNYPEENLRIYSSIPGKLWFQSTRQLSQNECFSGSIALVEFIAKGTGSAAVSLF, from the coding sequence ATGAACCGACCGGAATGTTTACATATCCCTACCCTCCACGAGGGAGAACAAGCACAAATCAGCTGGGGAGCGGTGGAAGCAGATAAAAATTATATTGCAGAACGGGTATTTAATGAATCTTTTTTACAGGCCCTGTCCGGATACACCTGGGATAATATTGACAGTACCAATGATCCATGGAGCATGTATGATCAGGATGCCCTCACCTGGCATCAAATCGAAACCAGAACAGGCAAAGGTCAGCACTGGGAACGCCTGGATTATGAGCAGTTAAGCTGGTCGCAGCTTGAGAACCATTCGCATACCTGGCAGCAGTTAGAAAGTCAGGAAATCAGTTTTGAAATATTTAAAGGTCCCGGCGATGAACGGCCCGGCATTGAGCAGGGGTGTACCTGGCTGGAACTGGACGAGCTTAATAAAACCTGGACTAGCCTAGAAAACTCCGGACATTCATGGGAAGAAGGGGAGAAAATGACGCTGCCTGGCCTCTCATGGGAGAGTATTGACTCCAGATGGCGGACGTTTAACGAATGGGAAGGAAAAGAATTGACCTTTCATGAACTGGATACACAGAAACAGATTGAAGAACACCGGGGAATGACAGATTTCATCCCAATTGGGGCATTAAACACAATGTACCGGATCAAAGCATATGATTCAAACGGTGATGAGTTTGATTATTTAGCAACAGCACAATTGCCGGTTATTCCTATATTTTACCGCAACAGCACCATGGAATACCCGGTAAAGACCGGCAAACGTTACTCAGTCCTGCTGAAAGCCCAGGAGGTCAGCGGTCTTGACAAGATCCGCATGAACCTCCGGTATGATCCATACTTACTGGAATTAACCAGTCTAGCAGCCGGCAGCCTAAGAAGCATAGCAGAACCAGGAAATTATCCGGAAGAAAATTTAAGAATATATTCCAGTATACCGGGAAAGCTGTGGTTTCAATCAACCAGACAGTTAAGTCAGAATGAATGCTTTAGCGGTTCCATTGCATTGGTAGAATTTATCGCCAAGGGAACTGGAAGTGCAGCAGTATCATTATTTTAA